From the genome of Metarhizium brunneum chromosome 4, complete sequence, one region includes:
- the SUC2 gene encoding Invertase 2, translated as MLPISTNIHTTLLGALYLANWCLGQNSTQYVGAHVPSGTSIVGSYGGQYRPQVHFSPPSHFMNDPNGMFRDHNGTWHLYYQYNPTKSVAGNQHWGHATSQDLYHWTNQPIALFPPKKNVYIFSGSAVIDKNNTSGFFGNQSNGVVAIYTLAEYLDDGSPGPQSQAIAYSYDSGFTFTPFDGNPVIPSNSSQFRDPKVVWYEDHWVMVVAYAQEFAIGIFTSPDLIEWTHASNFSNQGLLGLQWECPNLVRMPLYTEDGQRRDDMWTMLISINPGAPVGGSITEYYPGTFNGTHFEAVDSVARIADFGKDNYAGQFFFGVPAEEDPVSIAWASNWQYTQTVPTAQEGWRSAMSLPRRNYLTRIDRVGWKLISSPYDMQPIMGRNLAYNQSLVNGSLTVDFSDIASNAVYWEVNVTGLPKKGIPEMATLNFTLLSPITAEYIRGGYYFGGDNPFYLDRGGAKGFDNVFFTDKLSTNSLFCNGSWSMKGVMDRSILELFLNDGVDSATATFFATQPLTFLIISTSSLPHGTRVSTRVNALKSTWQQMEDPGDGLVHGNISMQETASEAMKHLLQSM; from the exons ATGCTGCCTATAAGCACCAACATTCACACGACACTTCTTGGTGCTCTGTACCTTGCGAACTGGTGTCTTGGACAGAATTCTACTCAGTACGTTGGAGCCCATGTCCCATCCGGCACATCCATCGTTGGCAGCTATGGAGGGCAATATCGTCCTCAAGTGCACTTTTCGCCCCCCAGCCACTTCATGAATGACCCGAATGGCATGTTTCGAGACCACAACGGCACATGGCACCTCTATTACCAGTACAACCCCACAAAGAGTGTTGCGGGAAATCAACATTGGGGACATGCGACCTCGCAAGATTTATATCATTGGACAAACCAACCAATTGCCCTGTTCCCCCCGAAGAAGAATGTATACATCTTTTCTGGAAGTGCAGTCATTGACAAGAACAACACTTCTGGTTTCTTCGGCAACCAGTCCAATGGCGTTGTTGCAATTTAT ACATTGGCAGAATATTTAGATGACGGAAGCCCCGGTCCCCAATCTCAGGCCATCGCCTACTCGTATGACAGTGGCTTCACCTTCACCCCGTTTGACGGCAACCCTGTCATACCGAGCAACTCCTCGCAGTTTCGCGATCCAAAGGTCGTCTGGTACGAAGACCACTGGGTAATGGTGGTTGCTTACGCCCAGGAATTCGCAATTGGCATATTCACCTCACCAGATCTGATCGAGTGGACTCATGCCAGCAACTTCTCCAATCAAGGTCTTCTGGGTCTGCAGTGGGAATGCCCAAACCTAGTGCGCATGCCGCTGTACACGGAAGACGGACAAAGACGAGACGATATGTGGACTATGCTAATCAGCATCAACCCAGGGGCGCCGGTGGGTGGTTCTATTACAGAATACTACCCTGGAACTTTTAACGGGACCCATTTTGAAGCAGTTGATTCAGTTGCCCGCATTGCCGATTTTGGCAAGGACAATTATGCCGGGCAGTTCTTTTTCGGTGTCCCAGCCGAAGAAGATCCCGTGTCTATTGCCTGGGCATCTAATTGGCAGTATACCCAGACTGTTCCGACTGCACAGGAGGGCTGGCGTAGTGCAATGAGTCTCCCTCGCCGGAATTACTTGACAAGAATTGACCGTGTTGGCTGGAAACTGATAAGCAGCCCGTATGATATGCAGCCAATCATGGGGAGAAATCTAGCGTATAACCAGAGCCTTGTCAACGGATCCTTGACGGTTGACTTTTCAGACATAGCCTCCAATGCGGTGTACTGGGAGGTGAATGTGACTGGCTTACCAAAGAAAGGGATACCGGAAATGGCCACCTTGAATTTCACGCTTCTTAGTCCTATAACAGCAGAGTACATCAGAGGAGGGTATTACTTTGGCGGCGACAATCCGTTCTATCTTGACAGAGGCGGTGCAAAAGGCTTCGACAACGTCTTTTTCACTGACAAGCTATCTACAAATAGTTTGTTCTGTAACGGTAGCTGGTCGATGAAGGGAGTGATGGATCGGTCCATACTTGAATTATTTCTCaatgacggcgtcgacagTGCTACAGCGACTTTCTTCGCCACACAACCGTTGACGTTCTTGATCATCAGTACGTCCAGTTTGCCTCATGGCACACGGGTAAGCACTCGTGTCAATGCTTTAAAAAGTACCTGGCAGCAAATGGAAGACCCAGGAGATGGCTTGGTGCACGGAAACATCTCCATGCAGGAAACGGCCTCAGAGGCCATGAAGCACTTGCTGCAATCCATGTGA
- the chit33_1 gene encoding Endochitinase 33 — translation MSSFFWSLASAASLLAALPSALAGFNGGSHKNIAVYWGQNSFGQGSGPNVQQGLAHYCENADMGIIPIAFMNGISPPITNFANAGDKCDKFPDNSNLLKCPEIEKDIKTCQTKFKKTIVLSLGGATYSQGGWSSTRDAEKAAQSVWDMFGPVPSGSKVDRPFGSAVVDGFDFDFESTTNNLPAFGAKLRSLMDGGGGKKLYLTAAPQCVFPDAAVGSALNAVAFDFVMIQFYNNWCGVSNFKPGSDTQDAFNFNVWDKWAKGSKNPNVKLLLGIPANKGAGGGYTNGEKLKAVIAYSKKFTSFGGVMMWDMSQLYANEGFLGEVVSDLA, via the exons atgtcttcttttttctggTCTTTGGCCTCTGCAGCCAGCTTGCTGGCGGCGCTTCCCTCTGCCCTGGCTGGCTTCAATGGAGGTTCTCACAAGAACATTGCCGTGTACTGGG GACAAAACTCTTTTGGACAGGGAAGCGGCCCAAATGTCCAGCAGGGCCTGGCACATTACTGCGAGA ATGCCGATATGGGT ATAATCCCGATTGCTTTCATGAATGGCATTTCTCCTCCCATTACCAACTTTGCCAACGCCGGAGACAAATGCGACAAGTTTCCTGACAATTCAAACCTTCTCAAATGCCCAGAGATTGA GAAAGACATCAAGACATGCCAGACCAAGTTCAAAAAGACCATAGTCTTGTCACTCGGTGGTGCAACCTACTCCCAAGGCGGCTGGTCCAGCACCCGGGACGCTGAGAAGGCCGCACAGTCTGTCTGGGACATGTTCGGGCCTGTACCCTCTGGCAGCAAGGTTGACCGGCCCTTTGGATCGGCTGTCGTAGACGGTTTCGATTTCGACTTTGAATCGACGACCAACAACCTTCCAGCATTCGGCGCCAAACTGCGAAGCTTGATGGACGGCGGTGGTGGAAAGAAGCTTTACCTTACGGCCGCGCCTCAGTGTGTCTTCCCTGATGCTGCTGTCGGCTCTGCTCTTAACGCTGTTGCGTTTGACTTCGTCATGATACAATTTTACAACAACTGGTGTGGTGTTTCCAACTTCAAGCCGGGATCTGATACCCAGGACGCCTTCAACTTTAATGTCTGGGACAAGTGGGCCAAGGGCAGCAAGAACCCCAATGTCAAGCTTTTGCTCGGTATCCCAGCCAACAAAGGAGCCGGTGGCGGTTACACCAATGgagagaagctcaaggccgtcaTTGCCTACTCCAAAAAGTTCACCAGCTTCGGCGGTGTTATGATGTGGGACATGTCTCAGCTTTATGCGAATGAAGGCTTCCTTGGCGAAGTTGTCAGCGACCTGGCCTAA